One Anaerolineae bacterium genomic window, AACGTTGTTGAAAAGGCAGTAAACTTCACTAAAGGGCTTGCATTGTTCCTTGAGCCAGAGCAAATCCTCATTAGTAAAACGATAACTATATCCTGTTTTCCCGTGAAGCCGAAAGTAAGCCAGCCCTGAAGTAACCGGCAAACGCTGAAAAGGGTCCACGCAGTGGACAAGCTCTAATTCCTCGCACAGCCTCTTTATTAACGAATTCTCCCATTCGCCCCGCGGTTCCCAAGCAAATACGAGCCCTTTCCTGGGAATTGCTCCGAAAAAAGCTCTCATGTTCGCAATGTTTTCATCGGTAGGAACAAAGGCCGCTGGACATTGGAAAACTACCACCCTGGCTTCCAGCGCTTCAGCTATGGCCAGAGTGGTTTCCCAGGCCTGGAAAACTTCAGAGGTTGGGCGAAAGAAACCATAACGGTAGGTTTTATCTCCATCAATCTTAAGACCAGCTTTTCTATAAGTGGGGCTCGATGGAGGATGAGTTATTAGCTGCCAGGCCTTGAGGGTGAATTCAAAATCGGGCGGAGCCTCCTGACGCCATTTCTTGGCGGTTTCCAGCATGGGAGGCTTATAGAAAGTGTTTTGGACTTCCACGAGGTGGAAGGTTTCATAGTAACGGGATTTGGCCGCGGGGAAACCGCAACACCCTACTTTAACCTTCACGGCTTTTATCCTTTTCCATGAGCTCTTCGGCTAAAGCTCTGTAAGCCATAGCACCGATGGATTTGGGCGCGTAAACATTTATAGGCTCGCCGTGGCTCGGAGCTTCGCTGAGCCTTACACTGCGGGGGATTATGGTCCTGAAAACGTAACTCTTAAAGTGAGAGCGCACATCCTGAACTACCTGCTTGGCTAAAGTGGTGTGGGGGTCATACATGGTAAGGACAAGGCCAGCGATGCGGAGGCTTGGGTTCAGGTTGTCTTTCACGAGGCGGATGGTTTTCATAAGCTGGGCAAGGCCTTCCAGGGGTAAGTATTCGCATTGTACGGGTATTATCACCCCCTGGGAAGCTACCAGGGCGTTCACCGTGAGAAGCCCGAGGCTTGGGGGGGTGTCTATGAAAATATAATCGTAACGCCCAGCTATAGGAGAAAGGGCCTTCTTGAGACGTTGCTCTCTGGCTATCATCCCCACCATTTCCACTTCCGCCCCAGCTAAGGCCGGGGATGAGGGCACTATATCCAGCCGCAGCCAGCGGGTAAGAGTTACGACTTCAGCGATGGGCAAGCCTTCTATGAGCACATTGTAGATGGAAAGGGGTAAAGAATTTTTGTCTATTCCCAGACTTGAAGTGGCATTGGCCTGGGGATCAATATCCACCAGCAGGACTTTTTTTCCTGCTTCAGCGATGAAAGCAGCAAGATTAACAGCCGTGGTAGTCTTACCTACTCCGCCCTTTTGATTGGCTATGGCGTAAATCACTCCCATCCGTTCCTCACCATCCACTCTTCAACGGTTTTACGGTCAGGTATCCCGCTCACCCCCGGGGCTTCCACCGAGAAAGAAGCCACAGCATTAGCGAAGCGAGCAGCCCTGCGGGGATCACCGGTTTCATGAAGGCGTATAAGGAAAGCAGCTGCGAAAACGTCTCCCGCCCCGGTAGGGTCCACCATTCTGGCAGGTCTGGCTGGAAAATGTTCTCTTTTTCCCCTCCAGTAAAGGGTAGCTCCTTGCTCGGCCTGGGTGAGCACGAGGATCTCCACAAGGCCCGCATACTCCTCCACAACCCTCAAATCATACTGCA contains:
- a CDS encoding DUF72 domain-containing protein, whose amino-acid sequence is MKVKVGCCGFPAAKSRYYETFHLVEVQNTFYKPPMLETAKKWRQEAPPDFEFTLKAWQLITHPPSSPTYRKAGLKIDGDKTYRYGFFRPTSEVFQAWETTLAIAEALEARVVVFQCPAAFVPTDENIANMRAFFGAIPRKGLVFAWEPRGEWENSLIKRLCEELELVHCVDPFQRLPVTSGLAYFRLHGKTGYSYRFTNEDLLWLKEQCKPFSEVYCLFNNVSMWESALDFLRLFNGESLAP
- a CDS encoding AAA family ATPase, which translates into the protein MGVIYAIANQKGGVGKTTTAVNLAAFIAEAGKKVLLVDIDPQANATSSLGIDKNSLPLSIYNVLIEGLPIAEVVTLTRWLRLDIVPSSPALAGAEVEMVGMIAREQRLKKALSPIAGRYDYIFIDTPPSLGLLTVNALVASQGVIIPVQCEYLPLEGLAQLMKTIRLVKDNLNPSLRIAGLVLTMYDPHTTLAKQVVQDVRSHFKSYVFRTIIPRSVRLSEAPSHGEPINVYAPKSIGAMAYRALAEELMEKDKSREG